The Branchiostoma floridae strain S238N-H82 chromosome 10, Bfl_VNyyK, whole genome shotgun sequence genome has a segment encoding these proteins:
- the LOC118424490 gene encoding uncharacterized protein C1orf50 homolog isoform X1 — protein sequence MARQPTMAVSLVESNPQPSGLQLVNSYKTNRMGDPHDLVELATQVQKADEFTRANATNRLQTIAEQIKFLQEQARKVLVEAKRDAELHHAACNFKKIPGKIYYLYKRQSGQTYFSMLSPTEWGPTCPHEFLGAYRLEYDMSWTPSDKIQQRDDDISTIDTTIDRLLNTKEAITWAADKTKPDYQD from the exons ATGGCACGGCAACCAACGATGGCAG TTTCTCTGGTGGAGTCGAACCCCCAACCCTCGGGTCTGCAACTGGTCaacagctacaagaccaaccgCATGGGCGACCCCCACGACCTAGTTGAACTGGCCACACAGGTGCAGAAG GCGGATGAGTTCACGCGAGCCAACGCGACCAACCGTCTCCAGACGATCGCGGAACAGATCAAGTTTCTCCAGGAGCAGGCCAGGAAGGTTCTGGTGGAAGCCAAGCGAGATGCGGAGTTGCATCACGCCGCCTGCAACTTCAAAAAGATCCCGGGGAAAATCTACTACCTGTACAAGAGACAGTCCGGACAGACCTACTTCTCCATGCTCAGTCCTACG GAGTGGGGCCCGACGTGTCCGCACGAGTTCCTGGGCGCGTACCGTCTGGAGTACGATATGTCCTGGACACCGTCCGACAAGATTCAGCAGAGGGACGACGACATCTCCACCATCGACACAACCATCGACAGACTCCTCAACACCAAGGAGGCCATCACGTGGGCTGCTGACAAAACCAAGCCTGACTATCAGGATTAG
- the LOC118424490 gene encoding uncharacterized protein C1orf50 homolog isoform X3, whose product MARQPTMAVSLVESNPQPSGLQLVNSYKTNRMGDPHDLVELATQVQKADEFTRANATNRLQTIAEQIKFLQEQARKVLVEAKRDAELHHAACNFKKIPGKIYYLYKRQSGQTYFSMLSPTEWGPTCPHEFLGAYRLEYDMSWTPSDKIQQRDDDISTIDTTIDRLLNTKEAITWAADKTKPDYQD is encoded by the exons ATGGCACGGCAACCAACGATGGCAG TTTCTCTGGTGGAGTCGAACCCCCAACCCTCGGGTCTGCAACTGGTCaacagctacaagaccaaccgCATGGGCGACCCCCACGACCTAGTTGAACTGGCCACACAGGTGCAGAAG GCGGATGAGTTCACGCGAGCCAACGCGACCAACCGTCTCCAGACGATCGCGGAACAGATCAAGTTTCTCCAGGAGCAGGCCAGGAAGGTTCTGGTGGAAGCCAAGCGAGATGCGGAGTTGCATCACGCCGCCTGCAACTTCAAAAAGATCCCGGGGAAAATCTACTACCTGTACAAGAGACAGTCCGGACAGACCTACTTCTCCATGCTCAGTCCTACG GAGTGGGGCCCGACGTGTCCGCACGAGTTCCTGGGCGCGTACCGTCTGGAGTACGATATGTCCTGGACACCGTCCGACAAGATTCAGCAGAGGGACGACGACATCTCCACCATCGACACAACCATCGACAGACTCCTCAACACCAAG GAGGCCATCACGTGGGCCGCTGATAAAACCAAGCCTGACTATCAGGACTAG
- the LOC118424490 gene encoding uncharacterized protein C1orf50 homolog isoform X2, translating into MARQPTMAVSLVESNPQPSGLQLVNSYKTNRMGDPHDLVELATQVQKADEFTRANATNRLQTIAEQIKFLQEQARKVLVEAKRDAELHHAACNFKKIPGKIYYLYKRQSGQTYFSMLSPTEWGPTCPHEFLGAYRLEYDMSWTPSDKIQQRDDDISTIDTTIDRLLNTKEAITWAADKTKPDYQD; encoded by the exons ATGGCACGGCAACCAACGATGGCAG TTTCTCTGGTGGAGTCGAACCCCCAACCCTCGGGTCTGCAACTGGTCaacagctacaagaccaaccgCATGGGCGACCCCCACGACCTAGTTGAACTGGCCACACAGGTGCAGAAG GCGGATGAGTTCACGCGAGCCAACGCGACCAACCGTCTCCAGACGATCGCGGAACAGATCAAGTTTCTCCAGGAGCAGGCCAGGAAGGTTCTGGTGGAAGCCAAGCGAGATGCGGAGTTGCATCACGCCGCCTGCAACTTCAAAAAGATCCCGGGGAAAATCTACTACCTGTACAAGAGACAGTCCGGACAGACCTACTTCTCCATGCTCAGTCCTACG GAGTGGGGCCCGACGTGTCCGCACGAGTTCCTGGGCGCGTACCGTCTGGAGTACGATATGTCCTGGACACCGTCCGACAAGATTCAGCAGAGGGACGACGACATCTCCACCATCGACACAACCATCGACAGACTCCTCAACACCAAG GAGGCCATCACGTGGGCTGCTGACAAAACCAAGCCTGACTATCAGGATTAG
- the LOC118425078 gene encoding uncharacterized protein LOC118425078, translating to MELAVKDVSVAASYGVLFAFISVFTRQVTDAGVAAFQVVFIQEGGALLMALGLVLWAKTDLRPASWRVLGLLVLQGVGKYVAFGCVVFAITFLPPANVSAINKSTLPLFVAIGACIFLRLKPSVAACIGGTFCTTGVVLVAIGSWKNIGTSRGNSAPITGNLGTSRDISAPISGNISTSRDNSEPIIGVSLAILSALIESLLNVQVRILLRDCPIVMVLFYTFAVSFAIGTVPMLIMRPQWSMDVHITTLLVLCAGLYAVTSFIYVKAAKTVPPVTQVVLSQLELGVTFLLQFAFLRFVPNVFEIGGASVIAVGGLVDTVYIVRVDSRNRKKLNFRKQLGFNVDSDNAKSHTVDWKDRLREGNRQK from the exons atggagctg GCTGTGAAAGACGTGTCCGTCGCGGCGTCCTACGGCGTCCTGTTTGCTTTCATCAGCGTCTTTACGAGACAGGTGACAGACGCAGGTGTGGCGGCGTTTCAAGTCGTCTTCATACAA GAGGGTGGCGCGCTACTCATGGCTCTGGGGCTCGTGCTGTGGGCTAAGACGGACCTGAGACCGGCGAGCTGGCGCGTCTTGGGGCTGCTGGTACTCCAAGGCGTCGGCAAGTACGTCGCGTTTGGATGTGTGGTGTTCGCCATCACGTTTCTGCCACCCGCCAACGTGTCCGCCATCAACAAGTCCACACTGCCGCTGTTCGTCGCCATAGGAGCCTGCATCTTTCTTCGACTG AAACCGAGTGTAGCGGCGTGTATCGGAGGCACCTTCTGCACTACCGGGGTCGTCCTCGTGGCTATCGGCTCCTGGAAAAACATCGGCACGTCACGTGGCAACAGTGCACCAATCACCGGAAACCTCGGCACGTCACGTGACATCAGCGCACCAATCAGCGGGAACATCAGCACGTCACGTGACAACAGCGAACCAATCATCGGCGTCTCGCTGGCCATCCTTTCAGCTTTAATTGAAAGCTTATTGAACGTTCAAGTCAGAATTCTACTTCGAGATTGTCCGATAGTGATGGTGCTATTTTATACGTTTGCTGTCTCTTTTGCAATAGGGACAGTGCCGATGCTCATAATGCGCCCGCAATGGAGCATGGATGTGCATATAACAACACTGTTAGTCCTGTGTGCAGGTCTTTACGCGGTGACGTCATTTATTTACGTGAAGGCAGCCAAGACAGTGCCGCCCGTCACACAGGTGGTGCTGAGCCAACTGGAACTGGGGGTGACGTTTTTGCTGCAGTTCGCGTTTCTTAGGTTCGTGCCGAATGTGTTTGAGATTGGTGGTGCTTCGGTCATCGCGGTCGGAGGCCTCGTCGACACCGTCTACATCGTCAGAGTAGATTCTAGGAACCGGAAGAAGCTAAATTTCAGGAAACAACTTGGCTTCAACGTCGACAGTGACAATGCGAAGAGTCACACAGTAGATTGGAAAGATAGATTAAGGGAGGGAAATAGACAGAAGTAG
- the LOC118425079 gene encoding carbohydrate sulfotransferase 3-like produces the protein MRRSWPESVPSDQPRISAHRPPRTAVLIFTQMRSGSSFVGELFNQHPDVFYVFEPLWALKNHPNKTHDVSGAEQLRLLQGILACDFKNIVNVMPFYLNNKTFGASTKSKVLLKLCKSFKKLARNDSEPGLRCPIPEELVAEVLGRACRTRRFTVIKTIRLANISDLAPIERDLDLDLRVVHLVRDPRGTIASRLALRHHRKDNVTTFSDDDIDEGEVEGLCESILRNLKNATTVGHYTLLRFEDVAASPVEQMRKLHKSLGLPLHKAVYRWIRGNTNASGPGRAPFSTRRRSKERVGGWRFALSFAQVNMIQEKCRQTMSLLGYRHVRSAEELVDASIELY, from the exons ATGCGGCGGAGCTGGCCGGAAAG CGTACCGTCCGATCAGCCGAGGATATCTGCTCATCGCCCGCCCAGAACCGCAGTCCTGATTTTCACCCAGATGCGGAGCGGATCGTCCTTTGTAGGCGAGCTGTTCAACCAGCATCCTGACGTCTTCTACGTCTTCGAACCTCTCTGGGCCTTAAAGAACCACCCCAACAAGACTCACGACGTCTCAGGAGCAGAACAGTTAAGATTACTTCAAGGAATCTTGGCCTGTGACTTTAAGAACATCGTGAACGTTATGCCGTTTTACCTGAACAACAAGACTTTTGGCGCGTCCACGAAGTCTAAGGTCCTTCTCAAGTTGTGCAAAAGTTTTAAGAAACTGGCCAGGAACGATTCCGAACCCGGTTTAAGATGTCCGATTCCTGAGGAGCTTGTGGCAGAGGTTTTGGGTAGAGCATGCAGAACTCGACGCTTCACGGTAATCAAGACGATTCGCCTGGCAAACATAAGTGACCTTGCACCGATCGAACGTGACCTTGACTTGGATCTCCGAGTTGTCCACCTGGTGCGAGACCCGCGGGGAACCATTGCGTCACGCCTCGCCTTACGTCATCACAGGAAGGACAACGTCACCACGTTCTCTGATGACGACATCGACGAGGGCGAAGTAGAGGGGCTCTGCGAGTCGATCTTGAGAAACCTTAAGAACGCCACAACAG TTGGACACTACACGCTACTGCGGTTCGAGGACGTGGCCGCATCACCCGTAGAACAGATGAGAAAGCTGCACAAGTCGCTCGGCCTGCCTCTGCACAAGGCCGTCTACAGATGGATCCGCGGAAACACCAACGCGTcgggccccggccgggccccgttcTCTACCCGCCGGCGGTCCAAGGAGAGGGTGGGGGGATGGAGGTTTGCGCTGAGTTTTGCTCAAGTGAATATGATACAGGAAAAGTGCCGCCAGACCATGTCACTGTTAGGGTACCGTCATGTGCGGTCAGCGGAGGAACTTGTAGATGCCTCGATAGAGCTGTACTGA